A part of Thermotoga petrophila RKU-1 genomic DNA contains:
- the def gene encoding peptide deformylase: MYRIRVFGDPVLRKRAKPVTKFDDNLEKTIERMIETMYHYDGVGLAAPQVGISQRFFVMDVGNGPVAVINPEILEIDPETEVAEEGCLSFPEIFVEIERSKRIKVRYQNTKGEYVEEVLEGYAARVFQHEFDHLNGVLIIDRISPAKRLLLRKKLMDIARTVKR; the protein is encoded by the coding sequence ATGTACAGAATAAGAGTCTTTGGGGATCCTGTTTTGAGAAAGAGGGCAAAACCCGTCACGAAGTTCGACGACAACCTGGAAAAGACCATAGAGAGAATGATAGAGACAATGTATCACTACGACGGTGTGGGGCTTGCAGCGCCACAGGTTGGAATATCTCAGAGGTTCTTCGTCATGGACGTTGGAAATGGCCCGGTTGCCGTGATAAACCCTGAGATCCTTGAAATCGATCCCGAAACCGAAGTGGCAGAGGAAGGATGTCTCAGCTTTCCCGAGATCTTCGTCGAGATAGAAAGGAGCAAAAGAATAAAGGTCAGATACCAGAACACGAAGGGAGAATACGTGGAAGAGGTGCTGGAAGGTTACGCTGCAAGGGTTTTTCAGCACGAGTTCGATCATCTGAACGGAGTTTTGATCATCGATCGAATCAGTCCAGCGAAGCGCCTTTTGCTCAGAAAGAAACTCATGGACATAGCAAGAACCGTTAAGAGATGA
- a CDS encoding M23 family metallopeptidase: protein MKRWLLLISLMVFSAVVFSFSAPVDSPRVSATFGEYRGSGNRGPHFHMGIDFSTGLKEGVPIYASERGWLVRIEIDEDDIYGYTVVLEHENGYRTLYAHLSRFSKKLETVASSLKQEFGNVRIVVNFPEKEIWFEKGEVVGYSGTTGEAPIPHAHFEIRDRNEEVSYDPSTFLNLPKPVDEDIVLEKIKIGDSVYDFVEGRTYPFSGNFPDLAIKAYSKGFNNTLGLKKISLLLEGEEIYQISFDQIPWSEFTNVWGVYDRKSVSAAYRFELWYKLFPETFSSMIKVNKFPELGKAPDFAKYTVVIEDIWGMKKEFSFYLQRR, encoded by the coding sequence GTGAAAAGGTGGTTGCTTTTGATTTCCTTGATGGTGTTCTCCGCGGTTGTGTTTTCGTTCTCCGCACCCGTTGATTCTCCAAGGGTTTCGGCAACTTTCGGTGAGTACAGAGGGAGTGGAAACAGAGGACCTCATTTTCACATGGGAATCGACTTTTCTACGGGATTGAAAGAAGGAGTTCCCATATACGCCTCCGAGAGAGGCTGGCTCGTCAGAATCGAAATAGACGAGGACGATATATACGGCTACACAGTGGTTCTGGAACACGAGAATGGATACAGAACGCTCTACGCCCATCTGAGCAGATTCTCGAAAAAACTGGAAACGGTAGCGAGTTCTTTGAAACAAGAGTTCGGGAATGTGAGGATCGTCGTGAACTTCCCTGAGAAAGAGATCTGGTTCGAAAAAGGTGAAGTCGTCGGATACTCAGGAACCACAGGAGAGGCACCCATTCCCCACGCACACTTCGAGATAAGAGACAGGAACGAGGAAGTTTCCTACGACCCTTCGACTTTCTTGAACCTTCCAAAACCCGTGGATGAGGATATTGTTCTGGAAAAAATAAAGATAGGAGACAGTGTGTACGATTTCGTCGAGGGGAGGACGTACCCGTTCAGTGGAAATTTCCCGGATCTTGCGATCAAAGCCTATTCGAAAGGGTTCAACAACACGTTAGGACTCAAGAAGATCTCACTCCTTTTGGAAGGTGAAGAGATCTATCAGATCTCTTTCGATCAGATTCCCTGGTCCGAGTTCACAAACGTCTGGGGAGTGTACGATAGGAAGTCCGTTTCGGCCGCGTACAGGTTTGAGCTCTGGTACAAATTGTTCCCCGAAACGTTTTCTTCGATGATAAAGGTGAACAAATTTCCCGAATTGGGAAAAGCCCCAGATTTTGCCAAATACACAGTCGTTATTGAAGATATCTGGGGCATGAAGAAGGAATTTTCTTTCTACCTGCAGCGGAGGTGA
- the metK gene encoding methionine adenosyltransferase, whose protein sequence is MRRLFTSESVTEGHPDKIADQISDAILDAMLEQDPRSRVAVETLVTTGLVIIAGEVTTRAYVEIPDIARKTILEIGYTRAKYGFDGETCGVLTSIHSQSPDIALGVDKALEVKTGEEVADEFEALGAGDQGIMFGYATNETPEYMPLPITLAHKLAMRLAEVRKNGTLPFLRPDGKTQVTIEYEDDKPVRVDTVLISTQHDPDISQADLREAIIEHVINPVIPEQYRDDKMKILVNPTGRFVLGGPMADTGLTGRKIIVDTYGGWVPHGGGAFSGKDPTKVDRSAHYMARYVAKNVVAAGLADKFLIQLSYAIGVAKPVSIMIDTYGTAKVDEDKLLKVITELFDFRPGAIIKKLNLLRPIYRKTAAYGHFGRNEEEFTWEKLDMVDELKRAFNM, encoded by the coding sequence ATGAGAAGACTTTTCACCAGCGAGAGCGTAACAGAAGGGCATCCGGACAAAATCGCCGACCAAATTTCCGACGCCATACTCGACGCCATGCTCGAGCAGGATCCAAGGAGCAGGGTTGCCGTTGAAACACTCGTAACAACAGGGCTTGTCATCATCGCGGGAGAGGTTACCACCAGAGCTTATGTTGAGATCCCCGATATAGCGAGAAAGACCATTCTGGAGATAGGATACACGAGGGCGAAGTACGGATTCGATGGGGAAACCTGCGGAGTGCTCACCAGCATCCACAGTCAGTCTCCTGACATAGCTCTCGGTGTAGACAAGGCGCTCGAGGTCAAAACAGGAGAGGAAGTGGCTGACGAGTTCGAGGCGCTCGGAGCTGGCGACCAGGGAATCATGTTCGGCTACGCCACCAACGAAACCCCTGAGTACATGCCCCTTCCCATAACTCTCGCCCACAAACTCGCCATGAGACTCGCTGAGGTCAGAAAGAACGGGACTCTTCCTTTCCTCAGGCCAGATGGAAAGACACAGGTGACCATAGAATACGAGGACGACAAACCAGTCCGTGTCGACACAGTGCTTATTTCAACTCAGCACGATCCGGATATCTCCCAGGCAGATCTGAGAGAGGCGATAATAGAACACGTCATAAATCCTGTGATTCCAGAACAGTACAGGGACGACAAAATGAAGATACTGGTGAATCCAACGGGAAGATTCGTTCTTGGAGGTCCCATGGCCGACACGGGGCTCACAGGGAGAAAGATCATCGTTGACACTTACGGTGGTTGGGTACCCCACGGCGGAGGGGCGTTCAGCGGAAAAGATCCCACAAAGGTTGACAGATCGGCTCACTATATGGCAAGATATGTAGCGAAGAACGTTGTGGCTGCAGGTCTTGCGGACAAGTTCCTCATACAGCTTTCTTACGCTATAGGTGTCGCGAAACCCGTTTCCATAATGATCGACACGTATGGAACCGCGAAGGTGGATGAAGACAAACTTCTCAAGGTGATCACTGAACTGTTCGATTTCAGACCGGGTGCGATCATAAAGAAACTGAATCTTTTGAGACCTATTTACAGGAAAACAGCCGCCTACGGTCACTTTGGAAGGAACGAAGAGGAATTCACATGGGAGAAACTCGACATGGTAGATGAGTTGAAAAGAGCTTTCAATATGTAA